In Mobula birostris isolate sMobBir1 chromosome 15, sMobBir1.hap1, whole genome shotgun sequence, the following proteins share a genomic window:
- the LOC140210232 gene encoding signal-regulatory protein beta-1-like, with translation MTAMFLFLFLSLSRITCSVAEEASIIVTQIPDREIIWMGGNITFHCIIPLTYDQSGIEVRWRKQGKNEYLQNELTGRKRIGSKNKGGGSFQLLNATAQDTGIYQCVVMRDGKIIGEGGESNLTVCAAPTPLTLSSRVLKDSSATLALVCETAEFYPGELTVTWYKNGTTATTDTSTYKHENTEGLFKVSSSLQVKQSEVNETVYICLVQHISLRTPAIAIHTVPNSYRELDGKFTTIWAFGCAIGGMAILILLIIAGKKCIFINKSKHGDTDTADHEDLVEENKILTYAAVDTSNSSRKRRQKGEEESSYAQVKQEAVQEGLTYATVKLSESGKTEKLKTKSKNTEYAELQRAKP, from the exons ATGACTGcaatgtttctgttcttgtttctgtctctctcGAGGATCACTTGCTCAG TTGCTGAAGAAGCTTCGATTATCGTGACACAGATTCCTGATCGAGAGATTATATGGATGGGAGGAAACATCACTTTCCATTGCATAATCCCTCTTACGTATGACCAGTCAGGAATTGAAGTGCGCTGGCGGAAGCAGGGGAAGAATGAATACCTACAAAATGAACTTACCGGCAGGAAGAGAATAGGCAGCAAAAATAAAGGAGGGGGCTCTTTTCAACTGCTGAACGCGACTGCCCAGGATACGGGAATCTATCAGTGCGTAGTCATGCGTGACGGAAAAATcataggagaaggaggagaatcaAACCTGACAGTGTGTG CTGCTCCAACTCCATTGACGCTTTCATCCAGGGTTCTCAAGGACTCATCTGCGACTTTGGCACTTGTCTGTGAAACGGCTGAGTTTTACCCTGGAGAATTAACTGTTACATGGTATAAAAACGGTACTACGGCCACAACAGATACAAGTACCTATAAACACGAAAATACTGAAGGGTTGTTTAAAGTTTCCAGTTCCTTGCAAGTAAAACAATCAGAGGTGAACGAGACTGTTTACATATGTTTGGTGCAACATATCTCGCTAAGGACTCCTGCCATTGCTATCCACACCGTTCCGAATTCTTACCGAG AACTCGATGGCAAATTTACAACCATCTGGGCTTTTGGATGCGCAATTGGTGGCATGGCAATTTTGATACTTCTAATTATCGCTGGCAAGAAATGCATTTTCATAAATAAAA GTAAGCACGGAGATACTGATACTGCCGACCATGAAGATTTG GTTGAAGAGAATAAGATCCTGACTTATGCTGCTGTAGATACGAGCAATTCCAGCCGGAAGCGGAGACAGAAAGGTGAAGAGGAGTCATCGTACGCACAA GTAAAGCAAGAGGCTGTGCAGGAAGGACTGACATATGCTACTGTAAAATTGTCTGAATCAGGAAAAACAGAAAAGCTCAAGACAAAGAGTAAGAACACGGAGTATGCTGAGCTGCAAAGGGCAAAGCCTTAA